In a single window of the Rhodamnia argentea isolate NSW1041297 chromosome 2, ASM2092103v1, whole genome shotgun sequence genome:
- the LOC115738667 gene encoding SKP1-like protein 1B, whose translation MSSPGKIVLKSLDQEFFEVEEAVALESQIIKYVSEDVCVDDVIPLPNVTGKTLSKVIEYCKKHVDADRAPSVADDDLKAWDTEFVKVDQAPLFDLIQAANYLNIKGLLDLTCQTVADMIKGKTPEEIRKTFNIKNDFTLEEEEEVRRENQWAFE comes from the exons CCCCTGGCAAGATCGTCCTCAAGAGCTTGGACCAAGAGTTCTTTGAGGTGGAGGAGGCGGTGGCTCTGGAGTCCCAGATCATCAAGTACGTGAGCGAGGACGTGTGCGTCGACGACGTCATCCCCCTCCCCAACGTCACCGGCAAGACCCTCTCCAAGGTCATCGAGTACTGCAAGAAGCACGTCGACGCCGACCGCGCCCCCTCCGTCGCCGACGACGACCTCAAGGCCTGGGACACCGAGTTCGTCAAGGTCGACCAGGCCCCTCTGTTCGATCTCATCCAG GCGGCGAATTATCTGAACATCAAGGGGTTACTGGATCTGACCTGCCAGACTGTGGCTGACATGATCAAGGGGAAGACACCTGAGGAGATCAGGAAGACATTCAACATCAAGAATGACTTCACgctggaggaagaggaagaggttcgaAGGGAGAATCAATGGGCCTTTGAGTGA